The following proteins are encoded in a genomic region of Streptococcus equi subsp. equi:
- a CDS encoding membrane protein, whose protein sequence is MKQTKIICLLAAAAVLTLGPISTGQTQPQTVYASQVSGDSCIDLGNGWFKCPKDIGGWDILFNQDYQAPSRSPFFTWISGWFNFIWQWFKSF, encoded by the coding sequence ATGAAACAAACAAAAATAATCTGCTTATTGGCTGCTGCTGCTGTCCTAACCCTAGGTCCTATCAGCACAGGCCAGACACAACCACAGACCGTATATGCCAGTCAGGTTAGTGGAGACAGCTGTATCGATCTAGGTAATGGATGGTTTAAATGTCCTAAGGATATTGGAGGATGGGACATTCTTTTTAATCAAGATTACCAAGCGCCTTCACGATCGCCATTTTTCACTTGGATTTCAGGCTGGTTTAACTTTATATGGCAGTGGTTTAAAAGCTTCTAA
- a CDS encoding sensor histidine kinase produces the protein MTDIYYLFLLLSLMIYYVTEISIFSFLSDIKLALWKQIFVLTAALFLNQFALLPPLIIDPLLLLAVLALEKRPCFSLKALFLAFVPGVFVDLLSRFILAIVLPYIFSVNGSYVRHLVLDFIAYVMIFPSFALINYFVGKDYKQIVKADRFDKASSFYSLFLLFSLAYYIDLFMILGFTDPFLDLKSPIMMSTSYKVLFLIFTLLLIYLLSYFNHQSKEFLKQELKKEQQAYIANLETYGKHLEKLYKGVKVFQLVYLKRLERLGQAIDSGSVSDVQTVYAQTVDEATDYWDDKHYNISKLSKISVSSIKSLLSSKIIKAEKAGIALSLEVPDRIRDSYISELDLLLLVSIFCDNAIEAALETAQPAVAIAYFLSDDQQIFTVTNTTKDERVMISRIFEEGYSSKGSGRGIGLSNAKRILQKYPELSLRTRSHDYQFSQTLIMPKIEKE, from the coding sequence ATGACTGATATTTATTATCTCTTTTTATTACTATCACTGATGATTTATTATGTGACAGAAATTAGTATTTTTTCCTTTTTATCAGACATTAAACTGGCACTTTGGAAGCAGATTTTTGTCCTGACAGCAGCTCTCTTTTTGAATCAGTTTGCTTTATTGCCGCCCTTGATAATTGATCCTTTATTGCTGCTAGCTGTATTAGCCTTAGAAAAGCGGCCCTGCTTTAGCTTAAAGGCTCTATTCTTGGCCTTTGTTCCCGGAGTGTTTGTTGATTTGTTATCACGCTTTATTTTAGCGATTGTACTTCCCTATATTTTTTCAGTTAATGGCAGCTATGTCAGACACCTTGTCCTAGACTTTATTGCTTATGTGATGATTTTCCCAAGCTTTGCTTTGATTAATTATTTTGTGGGAAAGGATTACAAGCAGATTGTTAAAGCTGACAGGTTTGATAAGGCCAGTAGCTTTTATAGCTTGTTTTTGCTCTTTAGTTTGGCCTACTATATTGATCTCTTTATGATTTTAGGATTTACTGATCCCTTTCTTGACCTTAAATCCCCGATAATGATGTCAACGTCTTATAAGGTGCTGTTTCTCATCTTTACCCTATTGTTGATTTATTTACTGTCTTATTTTAATCATCAATCAAAGGAATTCTTAAAACAGGAATTAAAAAAGGAACAGCAGGCTTATATTGCTAATCTGGAAACCTATGGAAAGCATCTAGAAAAGCTTTATAAGGGTGTTAAGGTATTTCAGCTAGTTTACCTCAAGAGGCTAGAAAGGCTGGGGCAGGCTATTGACTCTGGCTCTGTGTCAGATGTACAGACTGTCTATGCCCAAACGGTAGATGAGGCGACGGATTATTGGGACGATAAGCATTACAATATTTCAAAGCTCAGTAAAATCAGTGTATCCTCGATAAAAAGCTTGCTATCATCAAAAATCATTAAGGCTGAGAAGGCAGGAATCGCCTTAAGCCTAGAAGTTCCAGATCGGATTCGGGATAGCTATATCTCAGAGCTTGATTTATTGCTGCTTGTATCTATTTTTTGTGACAATGCTATTGAGGCTGCTCTAGAGACAGCCCAGCCAGCAGTGGCGATAGCCTACTTTTTATCTGATGATCAGCAGATTTTCACCGTAACCAATACGACCAAGGACGAAAGGGTCATGATTAGTAGGATTTTTGAAGAGGGCTATTCCTCAAAGGGGAGCGGTCGAGGGATAGGCTTGTCTAATGCCAAGCGGATTTTGCAGAAATATCCTGAGCTATCCTTGCGCACCAGGAGTCATGATTATCAGTTTAGTCAGACCCTAATCATGCCAAAAATAGAGAAAGAGTAG
- a CDS encoding carbonic anhydrase — translation MSYFERFLSANEAYVALHGTAHLPLKPKTKVAIVTCMDSRLHVAQALGLALGDAHILRNAGGRITDDMLRSLVISQQQLGTREIVVLHHTDCGAQTFTNEAFTAQLHDTLGVDVSDCDFLPFTDVEASVREDMAILQQSPLIPKDVVISGAVYDVATGRMSQVAMPKS, via the coding sequence ATGTCATATTTTGAACGCTTTTTATCTGCCAATGAAGCCTATGTCGCCTTACATGGGACTGCTCATTTGCCCCTAAAGCCCAAAACTAAGGTAGCTATTGTGACCTGTATGGACTCAAGACTGCATGTGGCGCAGGCCTTGGGTTTAGCGCTTGGTGATGCCCATATTTTACGCAATGCTGGTGGACGGATAACAGATGACATGCTTCGGTCTCTTGTGATTTCGCAGCAGCAGCTGGGAACGCGTGAGATCGTTGTTCTTCATCATACGGATTGTGGGGCGCAAACCTTTACCAATGAAGCCTTTACAGCGCAGCTTCATGATACTCTGGGAGTAGATGTGTCTGACTGTGATTTTCTCCCCTTTACTGATGTGGAAGCAAGTGTTCGTGAGGATATGGCTATATTGCAGCAATCACCGTTGATTCCAAAAGACGTGGTCATTAGTGGTGCGGTCTATGATGTTGCCACTGGACGTATGTCTCAGGTGGCGATGCCGAAATCCTGA
- the dut gene encoding deoxyuridine 5'-triphosphate nucleotidohydrolase — MTRIRGFELVSGFTDTDLLPKRETAHAAGYDLSVAEETSIAPGEIVLVPTGVKAYMQDGEVLYLYDRSSNPRKKGLVLINSVGVIDGDYYGNPANEGHIFAQMKNITDQTITLSAGERIVQGVFMPFLIADGDQAGGERTGGFGSTGG; from the coding sequence ATGACAAGGATTCGAGGCTTTGAGCTTGTGTCAGGCTTTACTGATACTGATTTATTACCAAAACGTGAGACAGCTCATGCAGCAGGCTATGACTTATCTGTTGCAGAGGAGACCAGCATTGCACCAGGTGAGATTGTACTTGTGCCAACAGGGGTCAAGGCGTATATGCAAGACGGTGAGGTGCTTTATCTCTATGATCGCTCCAGCAATCCTCGTAAAAAGGGACTGGTTCTGATCAATTCTGTGGGTGTTATTGATGGTGACTACTATGGTAACCCTGCGAATGAAGGGCATATTTTTGCTCAGATGAAAAATATTACGGATCAAACCATTACCTTGTCAGCTGGTGAGCGCATTGTTCAGGGCGTATTTATGCCTTTTTTGATTGCTGATGGTGATCAGGCTGGTGGTGAGCGGACAGGTGGTTTTGGTTCGACAGGAGGATAA
- a CDS encoding sensor kinase has translation MLGMSFFYALIFVNSWVIFSTFSGIKLAVRSLLLVGACFVVANLLLDHVLLVDQLVFVAVSVGFAPHKKASEHLFNGLFAIMIVELLFRIIGSFLLPAVLGYSIHQINNDIGLLMVCHALVLPAFYLFSYIFSVDLTLIKFISEDKLKKWVFWMNAALLFYYVMVHCMINIQGDFSRFIFVTALS, from the coding sequence ATGCTAGGTATGTCATTCTTTTATGCTCTGATCTTTGTGAATAGCTGGGTCATCTTTTCGACATTTTCAGGCATTAAGCTAGCTGTTAGATCATTGCTTTTGGTTGGTGCCTGCTTTGTTGTTGCTAATCTGCTGCTGGATCATGTGCTGCTAGTTGATCAGCTGGTGTTTGTTGCTGTCAGTGTTGGCTTTGCACCTCATAAAAAGGCTTCTGAGCATCTGTTTAATGGCTTGTTTGCGATTATGATTGTTGAGCTGCTCTTTCGTATTATTGGCTCTTTCCTTTTGCCAGCGGTTTTAGGCTACAGCATTCATCAAATCAATAATGACATAGGTCTATTGATGGTCTGTCATGCATTGGTTTTGCCGGCCTTTTACCTGTTTAGCTATATTTTTAGCGTTGATTTGACCTTGATTAAGTTTATCAGTGAGGACAAGCTAAAGAAGTGGGTCTTTTGGATGAATGCAGCCTTACTTTTCTACTATGTGATGGTTCACTGCATGATCAATATCCAAGGAGATTTTTCAAGATTTATTTTCGTTACCGCTCTGTCATGA
- the gltX_2 gene encoding glutamyl-tRNA synthetase, with protein MQISHVIRGDDHIANTPKQLMVYEALGWEAPVFGHMTLIINSETGKKLSKRDTNTLQFIEDYRKKGYMPEAVFNFIALLGWNPGGEAEIFSREQLIALFDEIRLSKSPAAFDQKKMDWMSNEYFKHADLGAVYALCKPFLEAAGRLTEKAEKLVELYQPQLSSADEIVPLTDLFFSDFPELTAKEKEVMAAETVPTVLKAFKEKLEAMSDEDFKPENIFPQIKAVQKETGIKGKNLFMPIRIAVSGEMHGPELPNTIYLLGREQSIEHIANML; from the coding sequence ATGCAAATCTCACACGTTATCCGCGGAGATGACCATATTGCCAATACGCCAAAGCAGTTGATGGTTTACGAGGCGCTTGGCTGGGAAGCACCCGTCTTTGGTCATATGACCCTTATCATTAATTCTGAGACAGGTAAAAAGCTATCAAAGCGTGATACCAATACCCTGCAGTTTATTGAGGATTACCGCAAAAAAGGCTATATGCCAGAGGCAGTCTTTAATTTTATTGCCCTTTTAGGCTGGAATCCTGGCGGGGAGGCTGAGATCTTTTCTCGTGAGCAATTGATTGCCTTATTTGATGAGATTCGTCTTAGCAAGTCGCCAGCAGCCTTTGATCAGAAAAAAATGGACTGGATGAGCAATGAGTACTTTAAGCATGCTGATCTTGGCGCTGTATATGCGCTTTGTAAGCCATTTCTTGAAGCAGCAGGCCGCTTGACTGAAAAAGCAGAGAAGCTAGTTGAGCTCTATCAGCCTCAATTAAGCTCTGCTGATGAGATTGTTCCATTGACTGATTTATTTTTCTCAGATTTCCCAGAGCTGACCGCAAAAGAAAAAGAAGTGATGGCAGCTGAGACTGTTCCAACAGTTCTGAAGGCCTTCAAGGAAAAGCTAGAGGCGATGTCAGATGAGGACTTTAAGCCAGAAAACATTTTCCCACAAATCAAGGCTGTCCAAAAAGAAACCGGCATTAAGGGCAAGAACCTCTTTATGCCAATTCGTATTGCTGTTTCTGGAGAAATGCATGGCCCAGAGCTGCCAAATACCATTTACCTCCTTGGACGTGAACAATCGATTGAGCATATTGCCAATATGCTTTAA
- the rnpA gene encoding ribonuclease P — protein sequence MKKSYRVKREKDFQAIFKLGQSMANRKFVIYHLKGEHKHFRAGISVGKKLGNAVTRNAVKRKIRHVLMELGDHLKSEDFVVIARRGAEELDYQAVKQNLHHVLKLAKLLEEGFEIEKKS from the coding sequence TTGAAGAAAAGCTATCGTGTCAAGCGAGAGAAAGATTTCCAGGCGATTTTTAAGCTTGGTCAGAGCATGGCAAATCGAAAATTTGTCATTTACCATTTGAAAGGGGAGCACAAGCATTTTCGAGCAGGGATTTCTGTTGGCAAAAAGCTAGGAAATGCTGTTACTCGAAATGCGGTAAAGCGCAAGATACGACATGTTTTAATGGAGCTGGGTGATCACCTCAAGTCTGAGGATTTCGTTGTTATTGCTAGGAGAGGTGCAGAGGAATTAGATTATCAAGCAGTCAAACAAAATTTACATCATGTTTTAAAGCTAGCAAAATTGCTTGAGGAAGGTTTTGAGATTGAAAAAAAGAGTTAA
- a CDS encoding HTH DNA-binding protein, translated as MAYNRMTYTIDSSMQFPLVEIDLDMGESVFLQKGSMVYHTPSISLNTKLNGRGSGLGKLVGAIGRSMVSGESMFITQAIANDVSGKLALAPSMPGQVIALELGVDQYRLNDGAFLALDGSAHYTMKRQKLGKALFSGQGGFFVMSTQGEGTLLVNAFGSIKKITLHGDSMTIDNSHVVAWSQDLDYDIHLENGFMQSIGTGEGVVNTFSGYGDVYVQSLNLQQFAGVLQSYIVTGGH; from the coding sequence ATGGCCTATAATCGAATGACCTATACTATTGACAGCAGCATGCAGTTTCCTCTTGTTGAAATTGATTTGGACATGGGGGAGTCTGTCTTTCTACAAAAAGGCAGTATGGTTTACCACACACCGTCAATCAGCTTAAACACCAAGCTCAATGGGCGTGGCTCAGGTCTTGGCAAGCTGGTTGGTGCCATTGGCCGTTCAATGGTTTCAGGAGAATCCATGTTTATCACACAGGCGATTGCTAATGATGTTAGTGGCAAGCTAGCGCTTGCCCCTTCAATGCCTGGTCAGGTTATTGCTCTTGAGCTAGGGGTAGATCAATACCGTTTGAATGACGGAGCCTTCTTGGCTTTAGATGGCTCAGCTCACTACACCATGAAGCGCCAAAAACTTGGTAAGGCCTTATTTAGCGGTCAGGGTGGCTTCTTTGTGATGTCAACACAAGGAGAAGGAACCCTATTGGTCAATGCTTTTGGTTCGATTAAAAAAATCACGCTTCATGGCGACAGCATGACGATTGATAATAGCCATGTGGTGGCTTGGAGTCAGGATTTGGATTATGATATTCATTTGGAAAATGGCTTTATGCAGTCTATTGGTACAGGTGAGGGAGTGGTCAATACCTTTAGCGGATACGGAGATGTCTATGTGCAAAGCCTGAACCTTCAGCAATTTGCTGGAGTTTTACAGAGCTATATTGTCACAGGCGGCCATTAA
- a CDS encoding DNA repair protein RadA: protein MNEFNRVLGGGVVPGSLVLIGGDPGIGKSTLLLQVSIQLADKGTVLYVSGEESAEQIKMRSDRLGQTDNDFYLYAETNMQAIRAEIEAIQPDFLIIDSIQTIMSPEISGVQGSVSQVREVTAELLQLAKSNHIATFIVGHVTKEGTLAGPRMLEHMVDTVLYFEGERHHTFRILRAVKNRFGSTNEIGIFDMQSGGLVEVLNPSQVFLEERLDGATGSAVVVTMEGSRPILAEVQALVTPTVFGNARRTTTGLDFNRVSLIMAVLEKRCGLLLQNQDAYLKSAGGVKLDEPAIDLAVAVAIASSYKEKPTNPQEAFLGEIGLTGDIRRVTRIEQRINEAAKLGFTKLYAPKSSLQGIDLPKGIEVVGVTTVGEVLKAVFT, encoded by the coding sequence ATGAATGAGTTCAATCGTGTGCTGGGCGGTGGTGTTGTGCCGGGGAGCTTGGTTTTGATTGGTGGTGATCCTGGTATTGGTAAGTCAACGCTGCTCTTGCAGGTTTCTATCCAGCTTGCGGATAAGGGAACTGTTTTATATGTCTCTGGAGAGGAATCGGCAGAGCAGATCAAGATGCGCAGTGATCGTTTGGGACAGACCGACAATGATTTTTACCTCTATGCGGAGACCAATATGCAGGCTATTCGAGCAGAGATTGAAGCCATTCAGCCGGATTTTTTGATTATTGATTCTATTCAGACGATCATGAGTCCGGAGATTTCGGGTGTTCAGGGCTCGGTCAGTCAGGTTCGAGAGGTCACTGCTGAGCTGCTCCAGCTAGCTAAGTCTAATCATATTGCAACCTTTATTGTAGGACATGTCACCAAGGAGGGCACCCTAGCAGGGCCTCGCATGCTGGAGCATATGGTTGATACGGTCCTTTATTTTGAGGGTGAGAGGCATCATACCTTTCGTATCTTGCGAGCGGTTAAAAATCGTTTTGGCTCAACCAATGAGATTGGTATTTTTGACATGCAATCAGGTGGGCTAGTGGAGGTCCTCAATCCCAGTCAGGTGTTCTTAGAGGAACGATTAGACGGCGCAACAGGCTCTGCTGTGGTTGTCACCATGGAGGGGAGCAGACCGATTTTAGCTGAGGTGCAGGCCTTGGTGACACCGACTGTTTTTGGTAATGCTAGACGAACGACAACTGGGTTGGACTTTAATCGCGTCAGTCTGATTATGGCTGTCTTGGAAAAGCGATGTGGGCTGCTGCTACAAAATCAAGATGCCTACCTCAAGTCAGCAGGCGGTGTGAAGCTAGATGAGCCTGCTATTGACTTGGCAGTTGCTGTGGCCATTGCCTCTAGCTACAAGGAAAAACCAACCAACCCTCAGGAGGCCTTTTTAGGAGAGATTGGCTTGACTGGTGATATTCGGCGTGTGACCCGTATTGAGCAGCGGATTAATGAAGCCGCTAAGCTTGGCTTTACCAAGCTTTACGCTCCGAAAAGCTCATTGCAGGGGATTGATCTGCCAAAAGGGATTGAGGTTGTTGGTGTGACGACAGTAGGAGAGGTCTTAAAGGCTGTCTTTACTTAG
- the misCA gene encoding membrane protein OxaA 1 precursor has protein sequence MIRLLLLPLFNMQIKSGQKMQDIQPELKALQKKYAAKDTATRMKLAEESQALYKKYGVNPYMSLLPLLIQMPVMFALFQSLTRVAFLREGTFLWVELARHDHLFILPILAAVFTFLSTWLTNLAAREKTAMITIMTYVMPVFIFFMGFNLASGVVLYWAVSNAFQVVQLLLFNNPFKVIAERQRLADEEKERRAKERRARKRAMKRK, from the coding sequence ATGATTCGCTTGCTTTTACTGCCATTGTTTAACATGCAAATCAAGTCAGGGCAGAAAATGCAGGACATTCAACCAGAGCTAAAGGCCCTGCAAAAAAAATATGCTGCTAAAGACACAGCAACTCGTATGAAGCTAGCTGAAGAAAGTCAAGCTCTGTACAAAAAGTATGGTGTCAATCCTTACATGAGCCTTTTGCCCTTGCTGATTCAGATGCCGGTGATGTTTGCCTTGTTTCAGTCTCTGACTCGTGTGGCTTTCTTAAGAGAAGGCACCTTTTTATGGGTTGAGCTGGCGCGACATGATCATCTCTTTATTCTGCCTATTTTAGCGGCTGTCTTTACCTTTTTATCAACATGGCTAACCAATCTAGCGGCTAGAGAAAAGACGGCCATGATAACGATCATGACCTACGTGATGCCTGTGTTCATCTTCTTTATGGGCTTTAATCTGGCCAGTGGTGTGGTGCTTTATTGGGCAGTTTCCAATGCCTTTCAGGTTGTTCAGCTCTTGCTGTTTAATAATCCCTTTAAGGTTATTGCCGAAAGGCAACGTTTAGCAGATGAAGAAAAAGAGCGTCGAGCTAAGGAACGTCGCGCTCGTAAGAGAGCAATGAAAAGAAAATAG
- a CDS encoding sensor kinase: MIFLYLMLLIWVIVKLDRFAKDQLSQRLALAQKERVAYLEKHNQYIERLCREIRAIKHDSENILISLKDSIDSGDIAAISKVYQTVIQESASSIRQLTPELSALDNVQDSVIRSLLHAKLLEAKLQGIAVYIDIPETLASSSVRLLDVIVLFKVVIDNAILSAKGSSRPFLSIAYFNQDGKRFFIIENSTRLKRVDIAKQFDASRLELGSHAHKRLLQFSAVLERYPHITFSTKSDHYRLRQLLEMR, translated from the coding sequence ATGATTTTTCTTTACCTCATGCTGCTCATCTGGGTCATTGTCAAGCTGGACCGCTTTGCTAAGGATCAGCTATCTCAAAGATTGGCTCTGGCACAAAAGGAGCGTGTTGCTTACCTTGAAAAGCACAATCAGTATATTGAGCGGCTTTGTCGTGAGATCAGGGCTATTAAGCATGATTCAGAAAATATTCTAATTAGTCTAAAGGATAGTATTGATAGTGGAGATATAGCTGCTATTTCTAAGGTCTATCAAACAGTTATCCAAGAATCAGCAAGCTCTATCAGGCAGCTAACACCTGAATTATCAGCCCTTGATAATGTTCAGGATTCGGTGATTCGCAGCCTATTGCATGCCAAGCTATTAGAAGCAAAGCTGCAGGGCATTGCTGTTTACATCGATATTCCTGAAACGCTTGCTAGCTCTTCTGTCAGGCTGTTAGATGTCATCGTTCTTTTCAAGGTAGTTATTGATAATGCTATTTTGTCAGCTAAAGGCAGCTCTCGTCCTTTTTTATCCATTGCCTATTTTAATCAAGATGGCAAGCGATTTTTTATCATTGAAAATAGTACAAGGCTCAAGCGGGTTGATATTGCCAAGCAATTTGATGCTAGCCGATTGGAGCTAGGAAGCCATGCTCATAAGCGCCTGCTACAGTTCTCGGCTGTGTTAGAGCGCTATCCCCACATCACCTTTTCAACCAAAAGTGATCACTACCGTTTGAGACAATTGTTAGAAATGAGATAA
- the agrA_1 gene encoding response regulator protein codes for MLNIFILEDNLIQQSRIEAIVASILEEGRIPHNQLEVFSNPQKLFDSIQERGDHQLYFLDIEIGDKSRSGLELASDIRQKDPNAVLVFVTTHSEFAPISFRYKVSALDFIDKAVDSQQFKERIEECIRYTYEMMSSRQVEEMFLFETPQTRLKLPYKDILYFATATTPHKVCLWTQTERLEFYGNLSEIHAVAPKLFLCHRSYLVNLDNVVRIDKAKQLVYFENGDSCMVSRLRMKQLFEKWKSFR; via the coding sequence ATGCTAAACATTTTTATTCTGGAAGACAATCTGATTCAACAAAGTCGTATTGAGGCCATTGTGGCGTCCATATTAGAAGAGGGTAGGATTCCTCATAATCAATTAGAGGTGTTTTCAAATCCTCAAAAGCTGTTTGATAGCATTCAGGAGAGAGGAGATCATCAGCTGTATTTTTTAGATATTGAAATTGGTGACAAATCAAGAAGTGGGCTAGAGCTAGCCTCAGATATTCGCCAGAAGGATCCCAATGCTGTGCTTGTTTTTGTCACGACGCATTCAGAGTTCGCCCCTATTTCCTTTAGGTACAAGGTGTCTGCCTTGGATTTTATTGATAAAGCGGTTGATAGTCAGCAATTTAAAGAGCGCATTGAGGAATGTATTCGCTACACCTATGAGATGATGTCGAGTCGTCAAGTAGAAGAGATGTTTTTGTTTGAGACCCCGCAGACCCGCCTAAAGCTGCCTTATAAGGACATTCTTTATTTTGCAACTGCAACAACGCCTCACAAGGTGTGCCTGTGGACGCAAACAGAGCGCTTAGAATTTTATGGGAACTTATCTGAGATTCATGCGGTAGCTCCTAAGCTGTTTTTATGCCACCGTTCTTACTTGGTCAATCTTGACAATGTTGTTCGAATTGATAAGGCTAAGCAATTGGTGTATTTTGAAAATGGTGATTCTTGTATGGTCTCTCGTTTGAGAATGAAACAGCTTTTTGAAAAGTGGAAGTCTTTTCGCTAA
- a CDS encoding hypothetical cytosolic protein: protein MIDLQEILARMNPNQKINYDRVMQQMTKVWARESIRPRILMHVCCAPCSTYTLEYLTQYADITVYFANSNIHPKDEYHRRAYVTQKFVAEFNDKTGNSVQFIEADYVPNEFVKTVRGLEKESEGGDRCRVCFDYRLDKTAQKAVELGFDYFASALTISPHKNSQTINDVGIDVQKVYTTKYLPSDFKKNNGYRRSVEMCEEYDIYRQCYCGCVYAANIQGIDLVQVKKDAKAFMADKDLEADFPRIRFSYAGKEI, encoded by the coding sequence ATGATTGACTTACAAGAGATTCTAGCTAGAATGAATCCAAACCAGAAAATAAACTATGATCGGGTCATGCAGCAGATGACCAAGGTCTGGGCGAGGGAGTCTATACGTCCTCGCATTTTGATGCATGTTTGCTGTGCTCCCTGCTCAACCTACACGCTGGAATATTTAACCCAGTACGCTGATATTACGGTTTATTTTGCTAATTCAAATATTCACCCAAAGGACGAATACCACCGCAGGGCCTATGTTACTCAGAAATTTGTAGCAGAGTTCAACGATAAAACAGGTAATAGCGTGCAGTTTATCGAGGCAGATTATGTGCCAAATGAATTTGTCAAGACTGTCCGAGGCTTGGAGAAAGAGTCTGAGGGCGGGGATCGTTGTCGTGTTTGCTTTGATTATCGCTTGGACAAGACGGCACAAAAGGCTGTGGAGCTGGGCTTTGATTATTTTGCTAGTGCCTTGACCATCAGCCCTCATAAAAACTCACAGACGATTAACGATGTAGGCATTGATGTGCAAAAGGTTTACACCACTAAGTATTTGCCTAGTGATTTCAAGAAAAATAATGGCTATCGCAGGTCGGTCGAAATGTGTGAGGAATATGATATTTACCGCCAGTGCTATTGCGGCTGCGTCTATGCTGCAAACATACAAGGGATTGATCTGGTTCAGGTGAAAAAGGACGCCAAGGCTTTTATGGCAGATAAGGATTTGGAGGCTGATTTTCCAAGGATTCGGTTTAGCTATGCCGGCAAGGAGATTTAG
- the gltX_1 gene encoding glutamyl-tRNA synthetase, whose protein sequence is MSKPIRVRYAPSPTGLLHIGNARTALFNYLYARHHGGDFIIRIEDTDRKRHVEDGERSQLENLKWLGIDWDESPETHERYRQSERLALYQQYIDQLLAEGKAYKSYVTEEELAAERERQEAAGETPRYVNEYLGMSAYEKAAYIAEREAAGIVPTVRLAVNEAGVYKWTDMVKGDIVFEGGNVGGDWVIQKKTAIQPTILLLLLMITICKSHTLSAEMTILPIRQSS, encoded by the coding sequence ATGTCTAAACCAATTCGTGTGCGCTATGCACCAAGCCCAACAGGCCTTTTACATATCGGAAATGCGCGGACAGCGCTCTTTAACTATCTTTATGCTCGTCATCATGGCGGTGACTTTATTATTCGTATTGAAGATACTGATCGTAAGCGTCATGTCGAGGACGGCGAGCGTTCTCAGCTGGAAAATTTAAAATGGCTTGGTATAGATTGGGACGAAAGTCCTGAGACGCACGAGCGTTATCGTCAGTCAGAGCGTCTAGCCCTTTATCAACAATACATTGACCAATTATTGGCAGAAGGCAAGGCTTACAAGTCTTATGTGACTGAGGAGGAGCTGGCAGCAGAGCGTGAGCGTCAAGAGGCAGCTGGTGAAACACCTCGCTATGTCAATGAATACCTTGGCATGTCAGCATATGAAAAGGCGGCCTATATTGCAGAGCGTGAAGCAGCAGGTATTGTGCCTACGGTTCGTTTAGCGGTCAATGAGGCTGGTGTTTACAAATGGACAGACATGGTAAAAGGCGATATCGTATTTGAGGGTGGCAATGTCGGTGGTGACTGGGTAATCCAGAAAAAGACGGCTATCCAACCTACAATTTTGCTGTTGTTATTGATGATCACGATATGCAAATCTCACACGTTATCCGCGGAGATGACCATATTGCCAATACGCCAAAGCAGTTGA